The Vitis riparia cultivar Riparia Gloire de Montpellier isolate 1030 chromosome 10, EGFV_Vit.rip_1.0, whole genome shotgun sequence genome includes a region encoding these proteins:
- the LOC117924317 gene encoding protein argonaute 2-like, giving the protein MRRPDKGGTNAVRSVSLRANHFPVKFKSDRLIMHYDVDIKPEAPPKKGRAVKISKSTLYMIREKLCVDHPSQFPASKIAYDGEKNIFSAVELPTGKFKVEISGGEEMKVCSFIVTITLVKQLELQKLSDYLSGVLSFVPRDILQGMDVVMKENPARHMISSGRGFYQFKDSGKDELGYGIIASRGFQHSLKPTAQGLSLCLDYSVVPFFNPISVLEFLKEHVRDFSLREFKRYRSDVEATLKGLKVGVTHRNTGQKFIVAGLTSEDTRNLSFLPEDPEGNVLPKKVMLVDYFYEKYGKDIENQDIPCLDVGKNNRKNYVPMEFCMLVEGQRYTKEILDKEAAKRLKHEQLPTPVVRESKICEMMQANYGPCGGGIIDSFGIGVDKNMTEVAGRVIEPPELKLGGKLNKMTVERDRCQWNLVGKMVVKGIPVDHWAVVDFSGQEQYNRQNTNQFISRFIRRCEKLGIQTKDPLFCETASMHAFRVFPVLRELLNKVYKKARCKLQILVCVMARKDAGYGYLKWFAETKLGMVTQCCLSRPANKVSDHHLANLALKLNAKLGGSNVELIERLPRFEGEGHVMFIGADVNYPGSQNTTSPSIAAVVATVNWPAANRYAARIRPQAHRMEKIQNFGAMCLELVEAYVQANKVKPEKIVVFRDGVSEGQFDMVLNEELLDLKRAIQGGNYCPTITLIVARKRHLTRLFPKVNDRSFNGNVPPGTVVDTTVVHLSEFDFYLCSHYGTLGTSKPTHYHVLHDEHRFSSDQIQKLIYNLCFTFARCTKPVSLVPPVYYADLAAYRGRLYYDAIVAEVGASAATSSSSSAGAWLNDGLYRLHGALENMMFFI; this is encoded by the exons ATGAGAAGGCCGGACAAAGGTGGCACCAATGCTGTCAGATCTGTTTCACTTCGTGCGAATCATTTTCCTGTCAAGTTCAAGTCTGATAGGCTCATAATGCATTATGATGTTGATATTAAACCAGAGGCTCCGCCCAAGAAGGGTCGTGCAGTAAAGATATCAAAGTCCACTTTGTATATGATAAGGGAAAAGCTGTGTGTTGATCACCCCTCACAGTTTCCTGCATCAAAGATTGCTTATGATGGTGAGAAGAACATTTTTAGTGCTGTTGAGCTTCCCACTGGGAAATTTAAGGTGGAGATCTCTGGAGGAGAAGAGATGAAGGTTTGTTCGTTCATTGTCACTATAACTCTGGTGAAGCAACTTGAGCTTCAAAAGTTGAGTGATTACTTAAGCGGGGTACTCTCCTTTGTTCCCCGTGATATATTACAAGGTATGGATGTGGTAATGAAGGAGAATCCTGCTAGACATATGATATCTTCTGGTCGGGGCTTTTACCAATTTAAAGACTCGGGAAAAGACGAGCTTGGATACGGTATTATAGCTTCTAGAGGATTTCAACATAGTCTCAAACCCACTGCCCAGGGTCTATCCTTGTGCTTGGACTACTCGGTTGTGccattttttaatccaatttcGGTTTTAGAGTTCCTAAAGGAGCATGTTCGTGACTTCTCTTTACGAGAGTTTAAGAGATACAGGAGTGATGTTGAGGCTACCTTAAAGGGATTGAAAGTTGGAGTGACTCACCGTAATACGGGTCAAAAATTCATTGTTGCAGGTTTAACTAGTGAAGACACGCGAAACCTGTCATTTCTTCCTGAAGATCCAGAAGGCAATGTTTTGCCAAAGAAAGTAATGCTTGTTGATTATTTCTATGAAAAGTATGGCAAGGATATCGAGAACCAGGATATTCCCTGCTTAGATGTGGGAAAAAACAATAGGAAGAATTATGTACCAATGGAGTTCTGCATGTTGGTTGAGGGGCAGAGGTATACAAAAGAGATTTTGGATAAAGAGGCTGCTAAGAGGCTGAAACATGAGCAACTTCCTACACCAGTTGTCAGAGAAAGCAAAATATGTGAAATGATGCAGGCAAACTATGGACCATGCGG GGGAGGTATCATTGACAGTTTTGGCATTGGTGTAGACAAGAACATGACAGAAGTTGCAGGACGAGTCATTGAGCCGCCAGAGTTGAAGCTAGGAGGCAAGCTGAACAAGATGACTGTGGAAAGGGACAGATGCCAGTGGAATTTGGTTGGAAAAATGGTCGTGAAAGGCATACCAGTTGACCATTGGGCTGTGGTGGACTTCAGTGGGCAGGAGCAGTACAACAGGCAGAATACCAATCAGTTTATTTCAAGATTTATTAGGCGGTGTGAAAAGTTGGGAATCCAAACGAAGGATCCTCTTTTCTGTGAAACTGCCAGCATGCATGCCTTCAGAGTTTTCCCTGTGCTACGGGAGCTGCTCAACAAGGTTTACAAAAAAGCAAGATGCAAGTTACAAATTCTTGTGTGTGTCATGGCTAGGAAGGATGCTGGCTATGGATATCTTAAGTGGTTTGCTGAGACCAAATTGGGGATGGTTACTCAGTGTTGTTTGTCCCGCCCCGCCAACAAAGTCAGTGATCACCATCTTGCCAACCTTGCTCTCAAGTTGAATGCTAAGCTAGGGGGCAGCAATGTAGAGCTTATAGAAAGACTTCCACGGTTTGAAGGTGAAGGACATGTGATGTTTATTGGTGCTGATGTCAATTACCCAGGCTCTCAGAACACAACTAGTCCATCAATAGCGGCTGTTGTTGCCACAGTGAATTGGCCTGCAGCAAACCGCTATGCAGCTCGAATTCGCCCACAAGCCCATCGAATGGAGAAGATTCAGAATTTTGGGGCGATGTGCCTGGAGCTTGTTGAGGCTTATGTTCAGGCAAATAAAGTCAAGCCAGAGAAGATTGTGGTGTTCCGTGATGGTGTAAGTGAGGGCCAATTTGACATGGTTCTGaatgaagaattacttgatCTCAAGAGAGCAATCCAGGGGGGAAATTACTGCCCGACCATTACTCTTATTGTGGCCCGGAAGAGACACCTAACCCGGTTGTTTCCTAAGGTAAATGATCGGAGCTTTAATGGGAATGTGCCTCCAGGCACTGTTGTGGACACAACAGTAGTCCACCTATCTGAGTTCGACTTCTATCTTTGCAGCCACTATGGTACACTTGGGACAAGCAAACCCACGCACTATCATGTCCTACACGATGAGCACAGGTTTAGTTCTGACCAGATCCAGAAGCTTATCTATAACTTGTGTTTCACCTTTGCTCGGTGTACAAAACCTGTCTCGCTGGTCCCACCAGTGTACTATGCTGACCTTGCTGCCTATAGAGGAAGGCTGTACTATGATGCAATTGTGGCAGAGGTTGGAGCTTCAGCTGCaacttcatcatcatcatcggcTGGAGCTTGGCTCAATGACGGGCTTTACCGTCTGCATGGTGCTCTGGAGAACATGATGTTTTTCATCTGA